AATGGGACGAACTGCTCGCCAACGGCCACATGCTCTGGGGTGTGGCCAGTGATGATCGGCACAGTGGCCGGAAGCCGGAGTTGACTTTCGCGCCACTCGGAAAGCAGCCATTTCGCGACCAGTACGAAGCTTGGGTGATGGTCCGCGCCGAGTCGTGCACTGCACCGGCTATTCTTGCCGCCATGCGCCGGGGGCAGTTCTATTCGACGACGGGGCCACGGATCAAGGACATTGCCGTTGTAGACGGGGAGATCCAGGTTGAGACTTCACCCGTACGGTGGATTTGGTTCGCTTCTGTTCCCTACCTCGGCGTGCGCCGAGTGGCAGCGCCGGGCGAGAAACTGGCGCAGGCCCGGGCGCCATTGTTTGGGCTGGCCAGTCCTGACGGCGTTTCGGCCATGAACCGGAGATTCATCCAGCGCGGCTATTTTAAGAAGGAAAAGACGGTCGGCCACTATGTGCGGGTCGAGTTATGGGACGGGGAGGATGGCTATGCCTGGTCCAATCCGATTGACTTGAGCCGGCTGAATCAAGGACCGCGCTGATGTCATACCTGTAATCACTACCAGCCCACGGCGTATCCCGGGCGTCTCGGGTCGGCTCCACCCTGCAGAACGCCCCTGGCCTGATCGGCCATGATCGTGCAAACTCCGCCGGCCCGCCAGCTCCAGTCCGGCCACCAACTGACCCGGTGACCCAGCTCCTCGAGCTCTACGCCCGTCTCCCGACGTACTCGCGATTCCATTTTCAGCAGCCCTGGAAAACAGGAATGTGGTGCGAAAGAGCTGGGAAAACTGTAGGAAGCAAAACGGGGCGCTTCGACCGCCTCCTGGGGGTTCATACCGAAGATGAGAACATTGAGGAGGACCTGAAGCATGGCCTGTGGCTGCACATCCCCGCCCGGAGTACCGAACGGCATGAAAACGCCCCCGTTCCGCAACGCCAGGGCGGGGTTGGGCGTCAGGCGCGGTCTTTTCCCGGGAGCGAGACAAGCCGGATGACTCGGATCCAGACGCGACTGCGAGCCACGCGAAGAGACCGCCAGGCCGGTTCCCGGAATGATCGGTGTGTCGTAGGACACATCGCTTGGAGTGGCCGAAAAGGCGTTTCCGTCTCGATCAACGACGCAGACGTAGCTCGTGTCCCAGCCAGGCCGCTTTGGATTTCCAGCTTCGCCGGAAGAGTTCGCCGGTCCCCGCGACGAATCGGCTGGCGACTCACCGGCTGTGCCCAACCGGCTGGGCGGAGGCATCTCTACCCACGCCTGGTGTGAGCGGATGAGCCCTATCCGTTGGTTGGCGTTCCGCTCGGAAAGGAGTTCGGCCATAGGCACTTTGACATGGAGGGGGTCACCGTAGAAGTGTTCGCGGTCAGCGAATGCCAATTTGAGGGCCTCCGTCAAAATGTGCACATACGGCGCCGAGTTGTGCCCCAAGGATTTCAGGTCATAGGCCTCCAGCAGCTTGAGGGTCTGGAGCAGAGTCGGACCCTGAGACCATGGTCCACAAGCATAGATCTCAGTGTCCTGGAAGGTGATTTTCTCGGGTGGCTCGATTCTCACGCGAAAGTTGGACAGGTCCTGAGCGGAGAGGAGTCCACCATTCTCATGGTGGTATTGGACAATTCTTACTGCAATGTCCCCTCTGTAGAATGCATTTCGTGCCGATTGCAATCCTGCCAGACGTCCACGGCGCGATGCGCTCCGCTCCTCCTCAACCATGTACTGGAGAACGGCTCCTAAATCGTGTTGGAAAAAGATCTCTCCGGGTGTGGGGGGACGACCGCCAGGGAGAAAGACCTGGGCGCTGCTCTCCCAACGACGGTAGTCCTCCTCCGCCTCGCTAATCCGGGCGCTCATGAACGAGTGCATGGGGAAACCATGGGAAGCAAACCGGATGGCTGGCCCGGCCACCTGGCCAAAACTCATGCGCCCAAACCTCTCCAGCGCCGTAATCCAAGCGTCTGGGGCGGCTGGCACGACCGTTCGCAACAGTCCCTCCGGGATTCTTCCTCCGTGCTCCCTCCGGAACAGATCCACGCTGGCTGCCTGGGGCCAAACGCCCAGACCGCTGATGGTCACCACCTCCTGCTGGTCAGCCAAGAACAGAACAATGGGGGCGACGCCGGCGACGCTTACCAGGTCACTCTGCACGACACCGAGAGCGAGACCTGCTGCCACACCGGCGTCAACCGCATTGCCTCCCTCCTCCAGGATCTGCATGCCGGCCTGTGCCGCCAGATAGTGCCCGGCTACGACCATGTGTTCGGTCCCCATGACGACCGGCCTAAGGGAACGAAGCTCGTCTCTTGCTTCAGTCTTTTCAGTCAGACCGTGGATAGACACTGATCCTCCTCCTGGCTTGCCACCTCGACTGCCTGGAAATCGGTCATATATTGCTCCCAAACCTAACCGATCACTCGGGGCGGGATGGCTCCCGGCACGATTTTATATGTTATAAAGAGCTTAGGCTTACCCGAAGAATGAATCGGGCTGGGACCTTCGTTTTCAAATCGGCACAAGGAGGAGGTTCAGTGATGGGTGTTCAATTGACCCGCCGGCAATATCTGTCTGCGTCAGCGACCGCTTTGGCGGCCACCAGTCTTGTCAGTGCCGGCAAGAAGAAGTCGGCCGCGAGTTCCATTCCACCGGTTGAGGCCCTGATTACGGGTGATGGACCCCGGGTGGACTTCGAGAAGTATCGACAGATCATCGTCTCCCCCGATGTCAATCCACCGGAGCCGTTCCGCGGGTTTGGCGGTTACTGCGGGTGGCCGACGGTCTGCCGACTGCAGAATGGCGACCTGTTCATGACCTTCTCAGCCGGTTATTGGCACGCTTCCTGGCCCACCCCTTGGGACATGCCTCCGGAGGCCTGGGAACGCATCAAAAGGCCTGATCGGGAATGGCTCCTGGACTGGGATGCGCCCGAGGGCGGAAGGTTGATGTGGGTCCGCAGCCGGGACCAGGGGAAGACCTGGAGCCGTCCCCGGTCGTTTCCGGTGGTGCCTGGCGCCTACTACGTCGGGGACGTTGTTCAACTGAGTGACGGCACGATGATTGCGGGAGTCCGGCTGAAACCCCATTGGGGCTACTGGAACCAGATGCCCACGACGCCCCTTGAATTCGCCCGGATCATGGCCAACCGGCAGTCCAAGACCCTGATCTTTCGAAGCGACGACGACGGCCACACCTGGAAGGAGGTGACTAGGTTCGTGGGGCCCTTCGATATGGACGCCCCGTACAGCATGTTCGAAAGCAAGGATGGTGCGTTGCTGCTATTCGCCGCCGGCAGTTGCATTCCCGGGGGCAACGGCTGGCCCACCGAAGATCCCCGCTGGTTCATGGTCCTCATGCGCTCTGAGGACAAGGGCCGCACCTGGTCCACCGTATCGGTGATTGGGAGCAATGACTGGGATGCGGACGAGGGCACCGCCGCCTACTTGCCGGACGGGAGTCTGGCCTTCCCCTGCCGGCCGACGTCGGCTTGGTTTCAGTCCTACGACGACGGGCAGACCTGGTCGCCGCCGCGTCTGCTCCTGACAGACCCCATCATCGAAGACCCTGACTTTGGAAGCGAGTATCGCGGCCCCAAGTTGTACCGGAGGGGTGAACTGGTGGTGACACCCGACGGCGTATCGGTCGTGGTCTTTGGGGGTCGGCACAAACTCAGCAGCGACGATCCTCAGGTGCCGAACAACGGAGAAGTGATCTACAGCCGCGACAATGGGAAGACCTGGGTGAAACCGGCGCCGGGCCGCGGCTTCAAGTGTGATCCCAAGTCTTACTACCCCAGCGCCTGCGTTCTGGAGGACGGCTCCATCTTCATGGTCGGACAAAGAGAAGGCTTCAAAAACCGATTTGGCCCCCATGGATCGGAAGTGACTTCGGTCCGGTTCCGCATCAAAAAACCCGAGGAGGGTGAGGGCGTCGAACTTCTGTCCATTGGCGGACCGACTTGATACGGGGCGGGGGAGAGCCGGACGCTCCCCTGGTCAGGAAAAGACCAGCGAGGGCGCGCCCAGCTCGGTCGGTCCCCAGGAGGCTGCTCCGCAACAATCGCTGTTTCCTCAAAAAATGCGTCTTCTCCGATCACTCAACGGCGTGGTGAGAATTTCGGACTAGATTGGCATTTCGACGATCACTTCTCTGACCTTGATCGCTTTTCGCTGCCGGCCCTGCTCATCTCTGTACTGAAAGTCGGAATACGCAACGATGAACCGGTCGGATCCCGTGACGACCACATCCGTATTGCTGCAGCTGATGACCCTGGTTTGGGCGGAGCCGTGTCCGGCGTGGCTCAGGGCCATGCGCTCTTCTCTGGACTCGGCCATCAACTGCGCCTCCACGGGGCCCACCAGCGGAAAGGCATTGGTCCAGGTCCTTCCGCTGTCCGCCGAAGCGCGAACATGCACGCCTGGCCTCCCATACACGACCGCAACGGTGCCGTTGTCCAAGGTGCGCAAGTGGGGCGTGACGCTGAAGGGCGCAATCGCCTCCGGCCTGCTCCAGGTGTAGCCGTTATCCGAGGAGCGCGCCGCGGCCAGCGAATGCACCACCTTCGTAAAGGGACGCGTTCCCAGCGTGTTGCCCGCCATCCGGGTACGCATAATGCACAGTAGATCCCCGTCGGGCATCCTCTGCAGTGATTGCTCGCCGCAGCCGTACCCCCAATCGGCCAGCTCCAGCTGATCGGCGATCGTGCCACGGATTCCCCAAGTCTGTCCCCCGTCGCTGGAAGCGACACATTGGACGCGAAAGAACATACTCTGAATGCGTGGATCCTGACTGGCGAGTGGCCAGAGGAGCGTGCCGTCGGGCAGCACGACCAACCGGTCCGGCCACAGGACGGAGGCTGCATCCCGCGGCGTCGTTGAGATCATAGGCGCTATTTCATGCCAATCTCCTTTGGCGTCCGGGGCACCGATCGGGGTACGCAGCAGCAGGTCGGACGAGTCAAAATGAGCATATTCGTCCTGCCAGGGAGCATTCGGTCCTTTACGGCGCTTAACGGGGATCCGGGTCAGCCTCTCAGGCAGGTCGGCGTAACGATAATGAGCCGCAATCAGGCCAGGTTTCTTGGTTGTGAAGGCAAGTTTGAGACCAAGCTCATCCAGGCTGTGGAATTCCCGCGGCCGAGGTCCGTAGGTCGAATAATGATAGACATACTTTTCAGTGCCGAAGGCCACCTGCTCACCACTCGGCAGGGCAATGACATCTGGAGAGAAGTCCACCTGATCTTCCCGTATCGGCTGCCAGGATTCTCCATTATCCCGGGAGACGAAGAATCGGGTGGGCTCGCGTTCCCCGACGTCGTTGGCGTCCTCACCCACGTTTACTGCCAGGTACAGCTCTCCGCCCGGGGCCCTCCACATGTCCGGAAAAGCGTAATAACCCCAACGCAGATCGCCTGGGGGACCCAGCATGACTATTACCGGCGGACCCAGCTCGACGCGTGGTGCCCGGGCGGCCGGCTCCTTCTCCGTGGTTTCTACGCCGGTCTGGCAGTTGCTCAGAACCGAGAGACAGAGCAAGCTGGCGGCAATTGTTCTCTTCATCGTCTTATCCCCTATTGAGAATGCTCGGTCAGAAAGGACAAAACACGTTTTCTCGTCATGGTTTCGGCAGCGGAGGATTGGAAGGAAATGTGGCGATGCTGAATTCGTCCAAATCAATCATGCCCTTCGGCTGATCCAAAGGATCCACTTCAACCAGAATGAATCCGAAAACGTAAATTTTGCCGTTGCCCAGAACGTATGGAAGTGATCCGTCTCCAAAGCTGAGACTTTGTCGAATCTGGATCTTCTTGCGCAGACCTCCGTTTATCAAACCCAAATAGGTCCACTTGCGCTCGTCGGGTTCCAATTGGAACTCCACATCGTGCCACTTCCCATCCGTCAAGTGGGCTTCCAGCGGGACCGAGGTCAGTGCCCACCAGCGGTGTCCCTCCCGCCGAAGAGAACTGACGGTGGATCTGGGCCGTTTGTCTGCCGGAGAGGTGTTGCGAATCGGAGGAGCACTTCCCCCCAGCCAAAAGTACAGTTTGGTTCCCTTCAGCTCCACGTCTCGCCCGCGCAGGGACACCCTGACGATGGCATTGCGCAGGTCCTGACCCACCACCGGACTTGGTTCTCCCGGTCTTCCCTGCTTCTCAGGCTCCGTGTATCGGTTGGCGATCAAGTGCAGCCAGCCGAAGTGGCCGTGATTGTCATCGAAGTACCAGGGCGACTCGGAATAGGCGAACCCACCCGAACGGCCTCCTCTCTCACGCCACTTCAGAAAAACCGGCTCTCCGTAGAAGCCCAGGATATTGCGATGCCAAGTGACGCCACGGGTATGGGTCTTGTCTTTTCCCACGTGCCAGGCTTCCGGTCCCCGGTCAAAGCCGTGCGCAGCTACGACGTTCCCCAATGCCGGCTTTGCACCTGCCGCTTGGCCGGCCACAGGATGGAACACTGATGTGAAGAAAACCACGAGTCCTATTTTCTTGGTCAAATTTTGTTTCATTAGCCACCTGTCTGACCGGAGCGTGAAATTATGTTCCTCACTCCTCGCCGCTGAGGGTGATGCTGAATTGATCGATGTCGATCTTTCCGGAGGGAGGATCCAGGGGATCCACATCTACGAGAATAAAGCCCCAGTTGTAGAGTTTGCCGTCGCCCAGAACTTCTTCCAATGTCCCCTGCCCAAAGGAAAGACTTTGAATCACGCGGATCCTCTTTCGCAGCCCACCATTGATCAACCCCATGAAGCTCCATTTGCTTTCATGGGGATCCAGTGTGAAGCTGACGTCGTGCCAATTTCCATCCGTCAAGTAACCCTCGAGAGGAACGGAGGTCAAAGCCCAGCATCGGTAGACCCAGGGGCCTTTCGCGGGAGGAGCCTGATTCCAATAGTAGAACCTGGTTCCCTTCAACTGCATATCTCTCCCCCGCAGCGAGAGTCGAACCGTGGCATTCCGTACGTCTTTCCCGGTCGTCGGCGCCGCTTCGTCCACCGGGTATGTGGACCAGCCCGTGCGCTTGCCGAAGACCAGGTACAGCCACCCGAATTCTCCGTGGTTATCGTCGAAGTACCAGGGTGATTCGGCAGTGGCGTATCCTCCGGAGCGTCCGCCGCTTGGGCTCCACTTCAGAAACACAGGCTCGCCGTAATAGCCAAGAATGTTGCGGTGCCAAGTCTCTCCCTGGGTATGGGTCTTGTTTTTCCCGGTAGTCCATCCTCCCGCTCCCTGATCGAAGCTTTCTCGGAAAATGACCTCGGCCGGCAAACTGAGTGTGATCAGCAGAAAAACACCCAACCAAACGGAGTATTTGCCCACTCCCCTCATCTTTCCCTCCTATTGGCTCGAAAAAAGTGGTCGCGACCGTTCACGCTCGGGTCCTCAATGTGCTTCCACCTCCAATAGATGAAGAGTCCCTTTCTCAGCATGATGTAGAAAAGCCGGGTTGAAGCGGCAGTCCGGGCCGCGCGCTCAAGCGACGCAAGGCGGTCGTAAAGTCAATGCCACCAGTCTTGGCGCCGAGTCCGGCAAATTGAGATAGCGGTTCAAGGAGGTAGCTCGATCAAGGTCTCGGCCAGCGCAAAGACGCAGGAACTGCGAGCTCCCGGCAGGTAAGGCTCCCAGATGTCTCTCAAGAACGGGTTTCCCGGAATCGGCTGACCGTCGACTTCGACTGAGGCCCGCTCGGTAAAGAATAAAGCTGTGAAATGTTCGGTGCCGGGACGAAAGGTGCCTTGGGCGATAACCGGTGGCTCCGTAACCCACCATCGGGCCACGATTCGGTGCTCGTGGGTTTCGATGACCCAGGCCGGGTCCCTTCGGATGTCTCCTTCACGAAAGAAACGAGCTTGCACAATGGGAGCCTTCGGATCCTGGAACGTGCTTCGAATCAGGAAATTGTCTTGGGTAAACCTCCCTACCTCCGGGACATCGACACATATCAGGCTCAGCTGGCGGTCCGCCCGAATGACGATCTGGGCCGTATTACCTTCACCGGCCGGACTGTAGCGTGTGTGGTAGAGGCTCACCCAGGCGCTGGGAATCTCGCCTTCCGGAGACTGGAGGCCGTTGATCCAGTGCTCGCCCGACCACAACAGACGGCCCGGGTTGATTTGTACGGGTTTGGTCTGTTCCGATTCAGCCACGAGAATCTGAGTCCCCGGTTCGTGATAAGCTTCTTCCAGGGAGTATAAATTATAAATGTTTGAGAACAAAGTAAAGACGCTTTTGGCCGAGGGGAAGGCTGCCTGGGGAGCAGGACTCCCCGACCGGTCCGATTTCATTGCCAAACTGACTGTGGATACGGGCATCGACTTTCTCTGGATCGATACGGAACATCGACCCTATGACGCGACCGATATCCCATGGATTCCGGTGCTTTGCCGGATGAAGGGGTGTGTTCCCATCGTGCGGGTGGCCGGACTGGATCCGCAACTCATAAAGAAGGCTCTCGACGTCGGTGCTGCGGGGGTGATGTTGCCCCAGATCAACAATGCCGAAGAGGCCCGCCGGGCTGTTCAATATGCCAAATATCCTCCCGAAGGCTCACGCGGCGTCTCCCCCTGGTGGACTTTCTTCATGGACGTTTCCTATGAAGAGTATCTGCCGGCGGCCAATCAGGAGACGTGTGTCATCGTGCAAATTGAGAGCCGCGAAGCGATCGACAACCTGGAGGAAATTGCTGCCGTCGAGGGAGTCGACGTGCTCTTTGCCGGCCCCTTGGACATTACTGCGGCCCTGGGTCATATCGGCCAATTGGAGCATCCCGAGATTCAAGGCTTCTTGGAGGAATTTCCCCGCCGGGCCGCGAGTTGCGGAAAAGCCAGCGGCATCACCTTGAGAGGATTCGAGGCCGGCAGAAAGGCCTATGATGCCGGGTACCGGTTCATTGTGATCGGTGGCCTTATCATTCAGGGCATTGAGGGCTTGAAGGCAGATCTGGAGAGATTGAGAGCATACGCTCGCGAATCGGCGTCCTCGTAGGGACAGGGTGAATCGTCCCGTGGTGAGAGTCCCGCGTAGCACCGAGACCGGCGGCGCACTCGCCGAACAAGACGCGACGAGGGCGCGAACTCGACCGTTTATGACCTGGGAATTACGCCGTCCGCGGTGGCGCGGACCCGGTCGAATGCCGTGTCGACTATTGACCACGGCTGCAAGAGCTGACGCAGCAGA
Above is a window of Acidobacteriota bacterium DNA encoding:
- a CDS encoding CehA/McbA family metallohydrolase; translation: MVPGNPFAGSGQWYRGNVHSHTTNSDGQFSVAELAACYDRNGYDFLFVTDHNVVTDVSKSRSPGILVMPGAEIRVDWEETFPAEVLALGIERVKNHKVAPQRVIGDVLAQGGLPFLSHPSLSGANATAISRLNGLVGIEIFNAPNYWTGRRGLSTAQWDELLANGHMLWGVASDDRHSGRKPELTFAPLGKQPFRDQYEAWVMVRAESCTAPAILAAMRRGQFYSTTGPRIKDIAVVDGEIQVETSPVRWIWFASVPYLGVRRVAAPGEKLAQARAPLFGLASPDGVSAMNRRFIQRGYFKKEKTVGHYVRVELWDGEDGYAWSNPIDLSRLNQGPR
- a CDS encoding gamma-glutamyltransferase family protein, encoding MGTEHMVVAGHYLAAQAGMQILEEGGNAVDAGVAAGLALGVVQSDLVSVAGVAPIVLFLADQQEVVTISGLGVWPQAASVDLFRREHGGRIPEGLLRTVVPAAPDAWITALERFGRMSFGQVAGPAIRFASHGFPMHSFMSARISEAEEDYRRWESSAQVFLPGGRPPTPGEIFFQHDLGAVLQYMVEEERSASRRGRLAGLQSARNAFYRGDIAVRIVQYHHENGGLLSAQDLSNFRVRIEPPEKITFQDTEIYACGPWSQGPTLLQTLKLLEAYDLKSLGHNSAPYVHILTEALKLAFADREHFYGDPLHVKVPMAELLSERNANQRIGLIRSHQAWVEMPPPSRLGTAGESPADSSRGPANSSGEAGNPKRPGWDTSYVCVVDRDGNAFSATPSDVSYDTPIIPGTGLAVSSRGSQSRLDPSHPACLAPGKRPRLTPNPALALRNGGVFMPFGTPGGDVQPQAMLQVLLNVLIFGMNPQEAVEAPRFASYSFPSSFAPHSCFPGLLKMESRVRRETGVELEELGHRVSWWPDWSWRAGGVCTIMADQARGVLQGGADPRRPGYAVGW
- a CDS encoding sialidase family protein; translated protein: MGVQLTRRQYLSASATALAATSLVSAGKKKSAASSIPPVEALITGDGPRVDFEKYRQIIVSPDVNPPEPFRGFGGYCGWPTVCRLQNGDLFMTFSAGYWHASWPTPWDMPPEAWERIKRPDREWLLDWDAPEGGRLMWVRSRDQGKTWSRPRSFPVVPGAYYVGDVVQLSDGTMIAGVRLKPHWGYWNQMPTTPLEFARIMANRQSKTLIFRSDDDGHTWKEVTRFVGPFDMDAPYSMFESKDGALLLFAAGSCIPGGNGWPTEDPRWFMVLMRSEDKGRTWSTVSVIGSNDWDADEGTAAYLPDGSLAFPCRPTSAWFQSYDDGQTWSPPRLLLTDPIIEDPDFGSEYRGPKLYRRGELVVTPDGVSVVVFGGRHKLSSDDPQVPNNGEVIYSRDNGKTWVKPAPGRGFKCDPKSYYPSACVLEDGSIFMVGQREGFKNRFGPHGSEVTSVRFRIKKPEEGEGVELLSIGGPT
- a CDS encoding sialidase family protein, producing MKRTIAASLLCLSVLSNCQTGVETTEKEPAARAPRVELGPPVIVMLGPPGDLRWGYYAFPDMWRAPGGELYLAVNVGEDANDVGEREPTRFFVSRDNGESWQPIREDQVDFSPDVIALPSGEQVAFGTEKYVYHYSTYGPRPREFHSLDELGLKLAFTTKKPGLIAAHYRYADLPERLTRIPVKRRKGPNAPWQDEYAHFDSSDLLLRTPIGAPDAKGDWHEIAPMISTTPRDAASVLWPDRLVVLPDGTLLWPLASQDPRIQSMFFRVQCVASSDGGQTWGIRGTIADQLELADWGYGCGEQSLQRMPDGDLLCIMRTRMAGNTLGTRPFTKVVHSLAAARSSDNGYTWSRPEAIAPFSVTPHLRTLDNGTVAVVYGRPGVHVRASADSGRTWTNAFPLVGPVEAQLMAESREERMALSHAGHGSAQTRVISCSNTDVVVTGSDRFIVAYSDFQYRDEQGRQRKAIKVREVIVEMPI
- a CDS encoding aldolase/citrate lyase family protein, which produces MFENKVKTLLAEGKAAWGAGLPDRSDFIAKLTVDTGIDFLWIDTEHRPYDATDIPWIPVLCRMKGCVPIVRVAGLDPQLIKKALDVGAAGVMLPQINNAEEARRAVQYAKYPPEGSRGVSPWWTFFMDVSYEEYLPAANQETCVIVQIESREAIDNLEEIAAVEGVDVLFAGPLDITAALGHIGQLEHPEIQGFLEEFPRRAASCGKASGITLRGFEAGRKAYDAGYRFIVIGGLIIQGIEGLKADLERLRAYARESASS